CGGGATGCTCGTCGGCGAGCCGGCGGATCTCGTCGTTCGCGAAGCGGGTCAGTTCGAGCGCGAGCTCCGGGTCCATCCCCTGGAACAGCGTCGGCAGCGCGAGCGTGATGACCTGTTTGTCGACGCCGTAGTCCGCCATGTCCTCGACCCGCCGGTCGATCTCCCAGAGGAAGGCCGGGGTTCCCGACAGCCCCTGAAAACCGAACTCCTCGGTCAGCGCCTCGTGGAACTCCTGGGTGAGGATGTGGGTGTAGCCGTCGATGATCTCGGGCATGTCCCCGAGTACAGCCATCGGCGAAATAGGTCTTCGGTTCCCACCGGTCAGCGCTTCGTTCGGTCTCCCGACGATTCCGGGGGAATTATACGGATCTCCACCCTCGCTCGGGCATGGACGTGATCCACAGCGCGGTCTGGGTTTCGGACATCGACGAAACGCTCGCGTTCTACACCGACGCCCTCGACCTCGAGCGGACGCGCGAGTTCGAGAGCGGCGAGGGGGCCCGAAACGTCTTCGTCGCCGGCGAGGGCGACACCGAGATCCAGTTCAAGCACCTCCCCGACCGGGAACCACCGGAGCCCGCGGGCTACGACCACGTCGCCATCGCGGTCGACGACACCGATGCAACGGTCGAACGCCTCGTCGAGGAGACCGACTGTACGCTGAACCGCGGCCCGCTGGACTCCGAGGGCGCGAACGCGCGCGTCGCGTTCATCGAGGACCCCGACGGCTACGGCATCGAACTGGTCGAGGAGTTCGACTGATCGTTTCCGCGGGAGAAACAACGGTGTCCTTTTTTCCCGAAGCGAGCTTCAGTCGTCGTCGGCCGTCGCGTCTCGCCCGTCCGCGAGCTGTGAGGCCACGTCGGTGATGAGGTCTTCCTGCCCGCCGACGACCTCCATCTCGCCGAGTCGGGTCAGAATGGCCCGCGGGTCGACGTCGTATCGCTCGCCCGCGCGGCGGGTGTGCCGGAGGAACGACGAGTAGACGCCGGCGTAGCCCAACATCAGCGAGTCGTTGTCGAGCGTCGGCATCGTGTCCTCGGTCAGCATCGGCATCAGTACCTCCTCGGCGGCGTCCATCACGCCGAAGAACTCCGGACCGACGTCGTAGCCGGCCTTTTCGAGCACCCCGACGAGCACCTCGATCTGGGCGTTGCCCGACCCCGCGCCGAGCCCCCGAAGACAGCCGTCGACGGTGCTCGCGCCGGCGTCGAGCGCCGCGAGCGTGTTGCCGATGCCGAGTCCGAGGTTGTTGTGGGCGTGAAAGCCCACGTCGATCGAGAGTTCGTCGCTCAGCAGCCCCACCCGGTCCCGGACGTCGGAGGGCAGCATCGCCCCCGCGGAGTCCATGATGTAGACCGCGTCGGCACCGTACTCCTCCATGAGTTCTGCCTGCTCCAGCACGGTCTCGGGCGGAGCCATGTGACCGAGCATCAACACCCCGTCGGCCTCGAGCCCGCGGTCGGTGACGTACTCGAAGTGCTCCTCCGAGACGTCCGCCTCGGTGACGTGCGTCGCGAGCCGGCAGATGTCGGCCCCCTTCTCGGCGGCGAGGTCGAGCTCCTCGACGGTGCCGATCCCGGGGAGGAGCAGCACCGAGAGCTGTGTGTCGGTGAGTTCGGGTGCGACCGCGTCGAGGTACTCGCCGGTGCTCGCCGCCGAAAAGCCGTAGTTGATCGACGAGCCGCCCATGCCGTCGCCGTGTGAGACCTCGACGACGTCCATCTCGGCGTCGTCGAGCGCGCTCGCGATGTCGGTCATCTGTTGCGGCGTGAACTGGTGGTCGACGGCGTGCATCCCGTCGCGCAGCGTCATGTCGACCACCCTCGGGCTCTCAGTCATCGAGCCCACCCCCGATGGCTCCGGTTTCCATGTACTGTGTCGCGATGCGCTCGCCGGCACCCAGCGCCGCGCTGGTCATGATGTCGAGGTTCCCCGCGTAAGGTGGGAGATGCTGCCCTTCGCCCTCGACTTCGAGCATCGTGGTGAGGATGGCCGAGTCGCCGAGGTCGAACGCGACGTCGGACTGGGATTTTCGTTCGGGTTCGAGCGTCACCTCGTAGCCGGGCACGTAGGACTGGATCGCGGACTCGATATCCCGAACCGACTCCCGGACTTCCTCGACGTCGGTCGATTCGTGGACCTTCGTGTAGACGGTGTTGCGCATCATGATCGGGGGTTCGGCCGGGTTGAGCGTGATGATCGCCTTGCCTTCGTCGGCTCCCCCGACCGCTTCGAGCCCGGCCGAGGTGGTCTGGGTGAACGAGTCGATGTTCTTCCTGGTTCCCGGCCCCGCGCTCTTCGAGGCGATGTGGGAGATCATCTCGGCGTACTCGACGTTCGCGACCCGGTTCACGGCGTCGACGATCGGGATCGTGGCCTGGCCGCCACAGGTCACCATGTTGATGTTCCGCGTCCCGCCGACCACGTCGTCGAGGTTCACGACCGGGACGGTGTAGGGACCGACCGCCGCGGGCGTGAGGTCGATGGCGAACAGCCCGAGGTCGTCGTAGACCGGCGCGTTATCGGTGTGGACGTGCGAACTCGTCGCCTCGAAGACGATGTCGAACTCGTCGGCGTGTTCTTCGATGCTCTCGATGCCGTCGGTGCCGACGTCGATACCCTCCTCGACGGCGGCCTGGAGCCCGTCGGACTCCTCGACCGGGAAGACCCCGACCATCCGCTGGAGGTCGATCGCCTCGCCCCGGTCGAGGATCTTGTACATGAGGTCGGTCCCGATGTTCCCGGGGCCGACGATAGCTGCATCTACTGCCATGTGGGACGCAGTACCCGGCTGAGCCATATAGTTCTGCTGGTGGGACGAAAACCGACCTCCGGAAATCGAGGGAAGCCGGGGAACGGTCCCGGTTCAGAACGGGTAGTTCCGGGCTTCGCGCTGGACGGAGGTCCACTTCACCTCGGTGAGTTCGTCGATGATCCACTGGCCGTTGTACCGGCCCGTCCCGGAGCCCTTCATCCCGCCGAACGGCATGTGGGGTTCGACGTGGATCGGCTGGTCGTTGACGTGCATCATCCCGACGTCGATCCGGTCGGCGACGTCGCGGGCGTGGCCCCGGTCGGCCGAGTGAACGGAGCCGGCGAGACCGTAGTCGGTGCCGTTGGCGAGTTCGACCGCCTCGTCGTCGTCCGAGAAGGGGATCACGGGCACGATGGGCCCGAAGTGTTCGTTGCAGGCGGCGGCCATGTCGTTGGTCATCCCCGTCAGAACCGTCGGCTCGACGAACAACCCGTCACGCTCCCCGCCGGTGAGGACCTCGGCACCCTGCTCGACACTCTCCTCGACGTAGCCCATCATCCGCTCGACCTGGGACTCGTTGATGATCGGCCCGATGACCACGTCGTCGTCGGTCGGGTCCCCGATCTCGAGTTCCGAGGCGCGCTCGGCCAGCCGGTCGGCGTACTCCTCGGCCAGCGACTCGTGGACCAGGTGGCGGTTGATCGAGATGCAGACCTGGCCCTGATTCCAGAAGCTCCCGAAGACGCCCGCGTCGACGGCCTGGTCGAGGTCGGCGTCCTCCAGTACCACGTGGGGGTTGTTGCCGCCGAGTTCGAGCGCCGGCAGCGCGAAGTGCTCGACGGCGTTCTTCCCGACCTTCCGGCCGGCGTTGGTCGACCCGGTGAACGCCACCACGTCGCTCCCGGGATGGGAGGCGGTGCGGTCGCCGGCCGTCTCCCCGTCGCCGGTGACGACGTTGAGCACGCCGTCCGGGAGGCCGGCCATCTCGAACAGCCGGGCGAGGAGCAGCCCGCCCGCGATGGGGGTATCCTCGGCCGGTTTCAGGACGACGCTGTTGCCGAGCGCGATTGCGGGCGCGACCACGCGAAAGGAGAGCTTCATCGGGACGTTCCACGGCGTGATGACGCCGACGACGCCCGCGGGCCGACGGAGCACCATGTTCTCCTTGCCGGGGACGTTCGACTCGTTGTGTTCGCCGCCGGCCCGGAGCGGATAGGAAGCGACGTCGTGGAGGAGCCCCACCGTGCCGCCGAACTCGATGTCCTGTTTGGGCTTCGGGCTCCCACCCTCGACGGCCATGATCTCCCGGATCTCCTCCTCGTTGTCTTCGAGCAGCCCCGCGACGCGCCGGACGGCCCCGCCTCTCGTCCCCGGTGTCTCGGCCGCCCAGTCGGCCTGGGCTTCCATCGCGGCCTCGTAGGCGTCGTCGACGTCCTCGGCCGTCCCCGCGGGCACCTCCGTGAGTTCCTCCCCGGTCGCTGGGTTCTCCACAGCGATACGGTCCCGGTCCGCGACCGAGCGCCACTCCCCGTCGACGAAGATGGCGTTCCAGTCGTCGTCGATCGAGAGTCCGGCTTCGGTGTCCGTCGATATCGGTTGGCTCATTGGCTTCGTACGCAGTTCTCGCCCGCCGCGTATAGAAATGTCGGTCAGTCCGATCGACGGAACTCACGCGAGCGATACGGTTAAGTAGCGCCTCTCTCCAGCCATGATATGGCTCTCAGTCAGTCCGAGGTCGACGACCTCGTGGACGAACTCCACGAAGCCTACGAGACGAAGACCGCGATCGAGCCGGTGAGCGACGACACCGAGTTCACGACCGAGGAGGCCTACACGGTCCAATCGCGGGTCTTCGACCGGATCCACGACGAGGACAACCGACGGGTCGGCCACAAACTCGGGCTCGTCAGCGAGGCCAAACAGGAACAGCTCGGGATCCCCGAGCCCATCTTCGCCCCGGTCATCGAGGAGATGGTGCTCGACGGGAACGTGATCCCGACCGAGGAGCTGATCGCCCCCCGGATCGAGGCCGAGATCGGGCTCATCATCGACGAGGACGTCCCCGCACCCGTGACGACCGCCGACGTGCTCTCGGCGACGCGTGCCGTCGTGCCCGTCGCGGAGGTCCTCGAAAGCCGCTATCAGGGCTGGACGATCCCCTCGGCCCAGGACGTCATCGCGGACCTCACGTCGGCGGGCTACGTCATCGTCGGCGAGTCGTTGCTCGACGTCACCGACGTCGACCTCCCGATGGAGAGCGTCGTGGTTTCGGTCGACGGCGAGATCGAGGAGACCGGCGTCGGCGCGGACATCATGGGCCACCCCGCACGCGCCGTCTCGTGGCTCGGAAACCGGCTCGAAGACCGGGACGACGGGCTGTCGGCCGGCGACCTCGTGATGACCGGCGGCATCACCGCGGCGATCGACGTCGAACCGGGCGACGTCTACCACATCAAGTTCGGCTCGATCGGCTCGATAGAAGTCCGCGCCGAGTAATCCTCCCTCTTCCGGCCGAGCGCGCGAACGGCGTTTTGCCATTGAAAACAGCGTTCCGGTCGGGAGGCGTGGTCATTGGTATTTGAGCGCGAGCGAGAGTTCGTTCGCGGTGCTCTCGACCTCCCGGGTTATCTCCTCGTCGAACACCTCGTCGCCGAGGCGCTGTGTCGGTGCCGAGATGCTGATCGCCCCGAGCACCTCGTCGTCGAGCCGGATCGGTGCCGCGATACACGCAAGCCCCTCGGTGCGTTCCTCGTGGTCGATCGCGTAGCCCCGGTCGCGGGTCCGTTCGAGTTCGTCGAACAGCTCCGATTCGTCCGTGATGGTCCGTTCGGTCGCCTTCGGCAGCCCCCATCGGTCGACGATCCCCTCGACTCGCTCCCGAGGGAGGGATGCGAGGATGGCCTTCCCGACGGCGGTGTAGTGGAGGTGGATCCGGTAGCCGACGTAGGTATCGAGGTCGACCGCGTACTCCCCCTGGGCCTGGTAGAGGTAGACCCCCATTCCGTCTTCCTCGGTGATCACGTTGACGAGCATTCCGGTGTCGGTCGCCAGCTGGTTCGCCCGCACCCGTCCTGCCTGATAGAGCGCGTTCCCGTTGCGGACGTGCCCGCCGAGCGTGAGAAACCACAGACTCAGTCGATACTCGTTGCCCTCCTTGACGACGAACCCCTGCTCGCGAAGCGTGCTCAGGTGGTTGTGAACCGTCCCCTTCGTCATCCCACGATAGCCCTCGAGGTCGAGGATCCGTGCGCCGTCCAGCTCCCGAAGGCGCTTGACGAGCGCGAGGGACTTCTCGGTCGTCCGCACCGGGTGATTCGCCTTCTTCGACATTGCCCCCCCTACGACCGCGGTCGGTATATGCTTTGTTTTCCCTTTGAAAATCACGACCCGTCGATGCGAGCGGTGACCGAGCCGATCGACGCGAACTCGGCGGTGACCACGTCGCCGGGCCCGAGGTCGACGGCGGGCGTGAACGAGCCGCTGAGAACGAGCTGGCCCGCGTCGAGCCGTTCGTCCACCTCGTCGAGGCGGTTCGCGAGCCACGCCACCGAGCGCGCGGGGTGGTCGAGCACGGCCGCCCCGACGCCGCTGTCTTCGAGCGTGCCGTTCCGATAGAGCTTCACGCCTTCGAGCGAGAGGTCGGTGCCCGCGGGCGAACTCGTGGTCTCCCCCGTGAGGTACAGCGCCGACGAGGCGTTGTCGGCGATGGTATCCTCGATCCCGATCTCCCAGTCCCGGACCCGACTGTCGATGATCTCGAGCACCGGGAGGACGGCGCTGGTCGCCTCCAGCACGTCGAGATACGTCACCGGCGGGGTCAGCGAATCGTCCATCAGGAAGCCGATCTCCGGTTCGACCCGCGGTTCGATGAGTTGGTCCGCCGGGATCCGCCGCCCCTCGACGAACATCGTATCGAGCAACCGACCGAAGTCGGGGGTGTCGACACCGAGTTGGTTCTGGATCCCCTCGCTCGTCAGCCCGACCTTGTGACCGACGACCGTCGCGCCGTCGTCGACTCGACGTTCGACGAGCCGCGATTGGATCGCGTACGCGTCTTCGGCCGTCAGGTCGTGGTTCGCCGTGAGGGGGTCGATCGGTTCCCCGTCCCGGTGGGCGGCGTACAACGCCTCCGCGAGTTCGTCCACCGTCTCCCTGTCGAGTGCCATCACCCGTCGGTATCGGTCCGCGAATGAAATACGTTCGTATTCCACACGGTCTTCCTTTTCGGACGTGCACGACGTGTTGGTTCCGGACAGCATGCTCGTCACAAACTCCGTTTTCAAAAACAAAACACGGCCACCCCTCGTCGATACCAATCCTGCGTCTCGATAACAGTCCCGTGTCCGCCGTACCTCACTGCGGTCGACCGCCGCCGTCTCCGATCATATCGGATGAACTCTCGTCATTCGTTCACAGCGGATCGTCGTTGTTCGGGACGGAGTGAATCCGGATGTCCCGAGGGGCCGAAAGCGTGCGCCGGTCAGATGGTCGTGATGCGTTCGTGGCTCTCGTCGAGGCCGGCGGCGTCCTCGGGGAGCAGGGCGACGACGAGGTACTCGGCGTAGTCGCTGAAGTACTCGACGAGCGCGGCGATCCGGTCCGAGTCGAGCGCTTCGAGCGAATCCAGCACGATGAACGGGAGCTTCTCGTGGAGTTCGTGGACCAGATAACCCGCGAGCGCGAACACCAGTCCCGTGACTTCGCGTTCGCTCTCGGAGAGGTGGTCGATCGTGTCCTCGTAGGTTCGCCCGTCGTCGGTGCTCCGGACCACGTGGAGGTCGAAGACGCTTCGCTGGACTTTGCGCCGGCCCTCCCGCACGGTCCGCTCGGTTCGTTCGATCCAGATCCGGTCGATGTTCGCGTACTCGAGGATCCCGAGGATCGTCTCCATGTGGTCGTTGAACTCCTCGACGGCTTCGGATTCGAGCTGTTCGATCCGGGTTCGGAGGTCGGCGAGCTCGTCTTGGAGGTCGGCACGCTCCCGTTTGAGGTCCTCGCGCTCGTCGAGCCGCTCCTCGACCGACTGGACCTCCTCGTCGACGTCCTCCAGGTCGTTTTCGAGCCGTCCGAGCTCGAATTCGAGCTGGTTCGCCTCCTTGTGGAGGTCGAGCAGTTCGCTGTGGTCCTGGTCTTCGAGCTCGTCGACGTCGGTTTCGAGCTCCCCGATCTCGTCTTCGAGCCGGTCGCGTTCGCTCGTCAGCTCGTCGACCGTCTCCTCGCGCTCGTCGATCTCGCGGTCGATGTCGTCGAGCTTGCGCTGGAGGCGCTCGTGCTGGTCGCGCTCGTTGCGGAGCGCATCGCGCTGTGAAGTCAACTCGTCGAGTTCGCTACTGAGTTCGTTGCGTTCGTGGGCCCTCTCCTCGCGAAGCGAACGGAGGCTTTCGAGGGTCTCGTCGATCGCCTCTCGGTCGACCTCGCTGCCGCAGGTCCAACAGACGGTCGTCTCGTCGGCCGTCTCGTCAGCGAGCAGCTGGTCGGTGAGTGCACCGTCCTCGTCCCCGTCCCCGTTCGCGGTGGTCCGCGGGGCGGTCTCCTGTAGCGCGTTCTGTAGCTCCGGGTTGTCGCCGTCGAGCATCTGCTCGTTGAACTGGAGGACCCGCTGCAGCTGGGAGATCGTGGATTCGAGCGACTGCTTGTGGTCCCGGAGCCGCTCGATCTCCGAATCGAGTTCGGAGATATCCCCGGCCGGCGTCCCCGAGAGGTCAGCTACCTCGGTTTCGAGGTCGTCGCGCTCGTCTTCGAGCGCCTGGATGCTCTCGCGCTGTGTGTCGAGTCGATAGCGGACGTTGTCGAGTTCCGAGCGGGTCGACTGGAGGTCGTCGAGCGCGTTCTCGAAGGCGGACTTCTGCTCGCGCGTGTCGTCGACGGTGCTGTCGGCGTTCTCGATCTCGGTGTTCTTCGCTTCGAGTTCCGTTCGCTTGTCCTCGATCTGGTCTTCGAGCCGTGTGCGCCGTTGTTCGAGCTCCGGAAGTCGGTCGTCGAGCGAATCCAGCCTGTCGAGCCGGTCGTCGAGGTCGCGTTTGCGGGTTTCGAGCCGCGTGATCTCGGCCTGGATGGCGTCGGTGTCGACCGGACGCATGATCACTTCACGGAGGTCGTCGCCGCGTGCGACCGCTCGACGCGCCTCGTTGTTTTCGAGGAGGAAGGCGAAGAGGTCGGCCCCCTCGGGGTCATCGAGGTACGGCTCCCCACCCATCACGACCGTCCCCCCCTCGCGTTCGAGCGCCCGTCGATACACGTTCTCCCCGAGCGTGAGTTCGACGTGTCCTTCGTCCGAG
This sequence is a window from Halococcus hamelinensis 100A6. Protein-coding genes within it:
- a CDS encoding VOC family protein; the encoded protein is MDVIHSAVWVSDIDETLAFYTDALDLERTREFESGEGARNVFVAGEGDTEIQFKHLPDREPPEPAGYDHVAIAVDDTDATVERLVEETDCTLNRGPLDSEGANARVAFIEDPDGYGIELVEEFD
- the dmpG gene encoding 4-hydroxy-2-oxovalerate aldolase; the encoded protein is MTESPRVVDMTLRDGMHAVDHQFTPQQMTDIASALDDAEMDVVEVSHGDGMGGSSINYGFSAASTGEYLDAVAPELTDTQLSVLLLPGIGTVEELDLAAEKGADICRLATHVTEADVSEEHFEYVTDRGLEADGVLMLGHMAPPETVLEQAELMEEYGADAVYIMDSAGAMLPSDVRDRVGLLSDELSIDVGFHAHNNLGLGIGNTLAALDAGASTVDGCLRGLGAGSGNAQIEVLVGVLEKAGYDVGPEFFGVMDAAEEVLMPMLTEDTMPTLDNDSLMLGYAGVYSSFLRHTRRAGERYDVDPRAILTRLGEMEVVGGQEDLITDVASQLADGRDATADDD
- a CDS encoding acetaldehyde dehydrogenase (acetylating) yields the protein MAVDAAIVGPGNIGTDLMYKILDRGEAIDLQRMVGVFPVEESDGLQAAVEEGIDVGTDGIESIEEHADEFDIVFEATSSHVHTDNAPVYDDLGLFAIDLTPAAVGPYTVPVVNLDDVVGGTRNINMVTCGGQATIPIVDAVNRVANVEYAEMISHIASKSAGPGTRKNIDSFTQTTSAGLEAVGGADEGKAIITLNPAEPPIMMRNTVYTKVHESTDVEEVRESVRDIESAIQSYVPGYEVTLEPERKSQSDVAFDLGDSAILTTMLEVEGEGQHLPPYAGNLDIMTSAALGAGERIATQYMETGAIGGGLDD
- a CDS encoding aldehyde dehydrogenase family protein; this translates as MSQPISTDTEAGLSIDDDWNAIFVDGEWRSVADRDRIAVENPATGEELTEVPAGTAEDVDDAYEAAMEAQADWAAETPGTRGGAVRRVAGLLEDNEEEIREIMAVEGGSPKPKQDIEFGGTVGLLHDVASYPLRAGGEHNESNVPGKENMVLRRPAGVVGVITPWNVPMKLSFRVVAPAIALGNSVVLKPAEDTPIAGGLLLARLFEMAGLPDGVLNVVTGDGETAGDRTASHPGSDVVAFTGSTNAGRKVGKNAVEHFALPALELGGNNPHVVLEDADLDQAVDAGVFGSFWNQGQVCISINRHLVHESLAEEYADRLAERASELEIGDPTDDDVVIGPIINESQVERMMGYVEESVEQGAEVLTGGERDGLFVEPTVLTGMTNDMAAACNEHFGPIVPVIPFSDDDEAVELANGTDYGLAGSVHSADRGHARDVADRIDVGMMHVNDQPIHVEPHMPFGGMKGSGTGRYNGQWIIDELTEVKWTSVQREARNYPF
- a CDS encoding 2-keto-4-pentenoate hydratase, which translates into the protein MALSQSEVDDLVDELHEAYETKTAIEPVSDDTEFTTEEAYTVQSRVFDRIHDEDNRRVGHKLGLVSEAKQEQLGIPEPIFAPVIEEMVLDGNVIPTEELIAPRIEAEIGLIIDEDVPAPVTTADVLSATRAVVPVAEVLESRYQGWTIPSAQDVIADLTSAGYVIVGESLLDVTDVDLPMESVVVSVDGEIEETGVGADIMGHPARAVSWLGNRLEDRDDGLSAGDLVMTGGITAAIDVEPGDVYHIKFGSIGSIEVRAE
- a CDS encoding IclR family transcriptional regulator; translation: MSKKANHPVRTTEKSLALVKRLRELDGARILDLEGYRGMTKGTVHNHLSTLREQGFVVKEGNEYRLSLWFLTLGGHVRNGNALYQAGRVRANQLATDTGMLVNVITEEDGMGVYLYQAQGEYAVDLDTYVGYRIHLHYTAVGKAILASLPRERVEGIVDRWGLPKATERTITDESELFDELERTRDRGYAIDHEERTEGLACIAAPIRLDDEVLGAISISAPTQRLGDEVFDEEITREVESTANELSLALKYQ
- a CDS encoding 2-keto-4-pentenoate hydratase, which produces MALDRETVDELAEALYAAHRDGEPIDPLTANHDLTAEDAYAIQSRLVERRVDDGATVVGHKVGLTSEGIQNQLGVDTPDFGRLLDTMFVEGRRIPADQLIEPRVEPEIGFLMDDSLTPPVTYLDVLEATSAVLPVLEIIDSRVRDWEIGIEDTIADNASSALYLTGETTSSPAGTDLSLEGVKLYRNGTLEDSGVGAAVLDHPARSVAWLANRLDEVDERLDAGQLVLSGSFTPAVDLGPGDVVTAEFASIGSVTARIDGS
- a CDS encoding archaea-specific SMC-related protein, which codes for MSQTSVAEHPAEIAASNIGGISETEVSFSPGVTVLTGRNATNRTSFLQAIMAALGSEHASLKGDSDEGHVELTLGENVYRRALEREGGTVVMGGEPYLDDPEGADLFAFLLENNEARRAVARGDDLREVIMRPVDTDAIQAEITRLETRKRDLDDRLDRLDSLDDRLPELEQRRTRLEDQIEDKRTELEAKNTEIENADSTVDDTREQKSAFENALDDLQSTRSELDNVRYRLDTQRESIQALEDERDDLETEVADLSGTPAGDISELDSEIERLRDHKQSLESTISQLQRVLQFNEQMLDGDNPELQNALQETAPRTTANGDGDEDGALTDQLLADETADETTVCWTCGSEVDREAIDETLESLRSLREERAHERNELSSELDELTSQRDALRNERDQHERLQRKLDDIDREIDEREETVDELTSERDRLEDEIGELETDVDELEDQDHSELLDLHKEANQLEFELGRLENDLEDVDEEVQSVEERLDEREDLKRERADLQDELADLRTRIEQLESEAVEEFNDHMETILGILEYANIDRIWIERTERTVREGRRKVQRSVFDLHVVRSTDDGRTYEDTIDHLSESEREVTGLVFALAGYLVHELHEKLPFIVLDSLEALDSDRIAALVEYFSDYAEYLVVALLPEDAAGLDESHERITTI